TTCAAGAGTACACATCGCCACTTATTATCTGAAATTCTCAAGCAATTCAAAAGCCGGCTTTCAgttgagaaaataaatcattaaatGTTTCAGTACCATACCGTTTTCCATCATGCCTCTGGCCGCCTTCCTTCCGTATTCACCTTCAGATGACTGAAGAAATTCCTCAAACTGAGCTTCCATGTTCAAGATATCCTCATCCACATCAAGATCTATGGTATCAGGCAACAACCCAGCGACATTGTTGCCATCAAAACCATATTCCTCCTCGCCAAAAATATCCTCTCCCTCGTGCTGGCTGAGCCAGTAGTTTCGGAACCAGGTGGATGTATTCACGAGGTTCCACCACTCCGGTGAGAAATCCTCCACTCGCCTCACAGCTGCTGGAATGAACAGAGGTGCGTTTGGATTAAGGGTTGACCTTCCACCAGACACTAAAGCCATAATTCAATTGCTATTCAATCAAAATCACCTGAGAGGGAAAAACAAACAACTTTAGTTTCTGTTCAATAAATTATCATCAATATACAAGGATACACTATGAGCATCCGTAACCATCAAGCAAACACTTAAACTGAATAAGAAATACtgtatatcaaatttaataacatttttatcaACTATAAGGACAATCCTGCGGATCCAACTCAAACACTTAAcgaatttcaattattaactGATGataggaaaaggaaaacagttgaagaaaaatcaaaaacaaTAATCACACAATTTCATATCATTTAATAACTTCTTCTCAGTACCAAACGGGGAAATACTTCAAATTCTTCTGCTccttcctttcattttcttcactAAAAACCATTTCGGAAAACTGGCATCGCATAAGAAACTTGATAGATATCCACATACGAATTACGAAGTCAGAGACAAACTTTCaatatttactttaaatattaaaaaagaaacttcTGCTCACTAATCCAATCCGAGCGAAGGAAGCAACTCGAATAGAATTAGCAGGACTAAAAAAACTACttcaatagaaaattattccGCGAACAATCAACCAAAGCTCACCAAAACTTGAGCTACTTTCGATCAATAAATTCACTACAATTTCCACATCTCAACTCTTCCACATACCTCAGATCCATCAATCGAGAACCACACATCACAATAGtcaattcataattttcacaaTAAAACGAGAAAAtctaaatgataattttgcgAAGACCGAGTCCAGGAACAGTACCTTGCAGGTAAATTTCTCGTCGTCCAAGTCCAATTTCCAGTTTACACGTAAAGAGCAATGACTCGTTCTTCGCAAAACCGCAAGCAATTTATAGACCCGTACTACCCGAACCTAGAGGTCCGGAACCAATCCTTACGTTTGGTTCATTGACCGAACCTGCCCACTGATTGACTTTCCAGAAGGCTTGtatattacttttatgtaAAGACTTGTTTGGCAGATCCAACTCCACTTCAATTTAactcttttaatatattttaattaacattttctttcccttttctttataGATTCATTTCTTgccttttgttcttttcatttgcttttttattacaaaagtgtagcaattcataatttaagataaagtgatttcatattatattttgaaagttattttatttatttatttattacttaatgCAATGtagattttaaatattatctaaGGCTGCATTTGAATCGAATGATTTGAAATTAGAAATTCAAATCTTTTGAAATAAGGAATTCAAATGATTTTGTATTAATcaacttgaaatttattaaaatttcaataaatataattcaaaataatttttttaataatataaatttatttaaataaattttaaaaagtttattttggAGCCGTTGTATAAAGcacgaaaaagaaaattcaggaAGCCAAACACTGCCTCAAGTGGGCCAGGGCACACAAACGTTGTAAGAATTGTACGAGGCGTTGAGAATATTGTACGTGAATAATGAGGTAGGTGGAGTGGACCGGGTATAGCCGGTGGACATCCGGTGACAGAAACGGATAAGCCCAGACACGTAAAGGTATAGTAATTGCTTAAGTGGGCCAGCCGCGGGTCCCGCCACGCAAGGCATGTTTAAAATCCCATCGGTTGTCGTCTTAGGGAAAAGATAATCGGAGAGAAGAGAGACGTGGTGAGATGATCCAACGGTGGAAGAGGGGGGGAATGATTAATGAATAATGATGACGTGTTTAGTGGTGGGACCGGATAATGAGCTGAAATCGATGTAAATCCGCGTCAAGCACATGGCCGGGTTTGGTCGGTAGGCCACCTAAAACCTCGTTATATATTACGCTAAATTACTGTCTATTCTAAATTTagctttattataaatatttcttaaattttatatatttatttaactacaagttcattttaataattttgtggtaaattaatctaaatatatttttttattaaaaattaaattttttatgtatttttaaaaatttatataatatttttatgaaataatattccttgtaaaataaatattttacatacactccatcttttttaatattttttaattatcaaaattaaaataatattatttattttttattttactataatatttggttttttaataaatattaccGATTCTTAATGCTGCtacaagttttaatttttcgaaAGATGAtcacttttataaaatgtgaCTCTACAAAAAAGGACAGTTCCCTATTGTCAAGTGGGGCCCGCTAATCacactttaataatttaagtaaCTTTAGTACTTTTCTTattgtggtttatttatttattcttttcttttggtaCCGGAGAAATGCACTTTTCGGcttcaagattttcttatttaaaagaacaccacacttttaatttaatttttattgagaataccattctcataaaaaaaaaaataaaaaaaatcataacatcTTAAATATGTTCACTCATTtagacaaaattattatttctcgataaaaattggattaaatatatttattttaagggctaatttaattttggccGCTATACTATGGAGATGGTGTAAAAAACACCCCTCTACTGTTGATATCATAAAATACACcattaattttgaaagttcaatttgaactcatgaaattaaatttaatttaataaaagaataaattagtttactttgtattatgatttatataacATATTCGATCcgtgaaaaatcaaaatttaaatatcaacatacaaaataatcaaaaaaatattattttatgtaatatatatttaatattaatcaatatatattttataaattttatatgttattcAAGACTCATATTAgttaatacataaaataataaatcattatacaattatttaaatttatcgtATAATTTCAGAAAGAGTACAGTTCTGCAGAGAAGGGCACTATGGTATAGCATAATTCAAGGAACTTCATAAATTTAcgcaaatttttgaaatttttaaaaattaacaagtattatatatatcatgtaataaaattttataaaagtctCATAGCAAAAAGACATTTAGAAATATGTTAAATACTTGTATAGGTTGAAGTCTTTTTGACGGGTTTCAATTAGCGAAAAATTGTGCATtacaatgaatatattttatcaagtgggttttgttaaatttttgtcAAATCAGGTTTCAATTAGCTCAAATCATGTATTTATAACCAATATAGTTTGCTTCATGTTTATggattctattttttattttggaatgtgTTGTATTACTTATTTTGCACCGCACATGActttatggaactaaaaagGCTTATTGTTaggtttaatggtaccaaaatactataaaatattagaagaccaattttttctcatttttctcagattcatgtgactttttccgccAAAATTGTGGGATTGACGGCCGTTAAGGCCCATGTGCACGGCACATGGGATCTGCCGTTAAATTGGTACAaaaaatgcttatttttttttatttaatggtaccaaaatccgaacttgcaaaatttatggtaccaaaaataaaactgaccttttttaatggtaccaaaatacaattttgccCTCATTTTGTTACATCATGAATTCAATTTTGGGATAGATGGTCATGAGTTTCGACAACACTTTAGATTTGTTTTCTGATTCCTCTTTAACATAACTTCTTATTGATGGAAAGGAAACAAATCAcgttataaaagaaaaaagatggtTCCAGCAAAAGAAAGTCAAACTTGTCAAAACCGTTAtaagtttagcaaattacGAAGACGTCTTTGATGAACTAATTCTAGCAATTCAAAAAGTGTAGGTAAAGAacgaaataatattttacatttaccTACTTAAATACCACCAATCCTCGAAGTAGTATAAACACCTCTCCTCATTTGATAAGAGGGAGGGATTTTTATAAGAGCTCTAGTGAAAAGTGTGTTGGATTGCGCCTCAGTAATAATCGATATCAGTTTTGACGACATCacttatagtatatatatgctaTTCAGTGATAACAAATAGTATTTGTTGACAACTCCACAATATTCTTATTTGTCCAGAATGTCAATGTATGCATAAACTGATCTGATGCACAATTGGCTAcaaatttttctattgatagtccatttttttcaattcaatattatcacataaatgtttgtatatatatatatatatattaaaattctaaacaCATGCATGTGCATATATGAACtataataaatgcaatatCAATTTCAAAAGAAGGAACTAAATTTGTGTGCTAGAATCgaaaaattaatgcaattatcaaatcaaaacaatcatagaaaatatgtatgatataattgttatgtgattgttcAAATTGTGATACAAGTGGCAGATTAATATTAACACATTGGATCAAGAAAACCAAGAACTAGTAAATGGATGAAATCTTGAACCAAGAAAcatataacaaattaaactaGCTAGGATCATTCATCGAATTATAGTTTTTGCATTTCTCATGATCAGGATGAAACCTTCCAATATATAAGTACAAACTAATGATTtgactttgtttttttaattgacacaaatatttttcttcgtACATGAAGAATCTTTGTATGGAAAATACAAGATTGCTATCTGAAGTACAAACTGTCAGGTACGACGTAAGCAGCAACCACCGTGATGTCGTCGTACTTCCCTCCAAAGTGCTCGACTCCGGCCTCATACGCCGCCACTTCGAAAGGGCTCGCTGTCCTTTCCTCCAGAGACTTTTCACGCGCCGCCCTTGCCAATGTACACGCCACCACTTCCGGTAGACTCTCCTTCTTCAAGCAAAGCTCCACCGTTTCCTCTATATCCTCCGGAAACAAATTGTCAAACAGCCCATCTGTCGCGGCAATCACAATGTCGCCTCTCTCCACCGCCATCACCATCTCCTCCGCCTCATCCGGCAAGTCCGCCGACTTGCTTCCCATCTGGTAAGGATAGTTAAAGCCATGCTGCTGCGCCGGCGACTTGTACACCGTCTTTCCTCCCCTGATCACCAAGAACCCACTGTCACCCAAGTTCGCCGCCCGGAGTCGGCCTCCGGATATTGATATGATGCAGGCAGTGGAAGAACCCGGCGCTCCCGTCTTCAAGAAAGCATCTATGAGTACGTCTTTCGGGTCCACGTCGGTGGGGTGGCGGCCATGGACCGCCTCAGCTGCATTTCTCATGAGCTCTCTTGCGTACTCCCCGGCGTCGATGCCTCTCCTCGCCCACCCGCCGACTCCGTCGGCGACGCCGATCACCTGGGCTTCTTCGGAGTAGAAGTGGGCGTCCTCTCCGCGGGGCTTGGAGGGGTTGCCCTTGGGTATGTAGAAAGAACCGGCAAGAATAGTGAGACGACTCCTAGGTTTTCCGAACGCCATTGAAAGATATCTTCGTAGGTGTTGTATCATAATGTTCAAGATCCAACTAGACTTCGTAGTTTCTTGATACCGTATTTATACAGTAGATTTCCTGTACAAAGTTGGATATGAAAAGGATTTGATTGGACGATcacttatcttttatttatctatactatttgtTAACTGTAATTATAACCGCttattggaaaaattgcatttttagtcaaaaatgtgttgtattttttgttccataatttatgaatttagtatatttgatctcataaaataaaaaaaatgcagcTTTTAATCTCATCGAATAAAAATTGTGGGGCATTTGATTCTAcaggaaataaaattataacattttttgtcTGAAATGTTTAGCCTGTACAACTAAATGTACTACAtgaccaaaattgtatttaagcCTTGATACCTCTgcacaatttaaatttttattaattatgttgtttATTAAGTAATGAAATAAcgtaacaaaattaaataaagaagtcttgtaatctaattaattaagttaaattttttttgtgaacaAATTAGGttaagattaaatattattctgtTGCTACCTCAACTAAGGTAACTTAACAGCAAATGACATActgttttttcattaaaaaattcgTACCATAATGTAATTGGTTTGTTACAGGATCGTactatatgttttaattatttttttgatcaggtcaactcttttttttgtttcaagtaTAACCCAGATCGATCTTCGTCATTATCATTCCAGAAATTAatggtattttttattgaaaaaatgaaacGATGGGTCGTATATCAATCACTTCTTGTATTCATacaattacagaaaaatgaaaagtatcTATTCATGATCAACTTTGATCTATGATTCTGTACAATACTTGTTTGAACGTAGGTACGTACGCCAATCATCAACATTCTTGGATAATTCGAGCAATAATAACAGTAATGTCGTCAACCTTGCCTCCCATATGACATTTTCCGGCCTTCCTCGATGCAATCGAATACGGCGTATCAACAAATCTGTCGAAGGAGTTGTAGAGCGCAGCGTTAGCCAGGTAACACGCCTGTTCCGCCATCAGGCTCCCCTTCTCACTCCCTTGACGTAGACTCTCCACGATTTCACTTGCATGCATGTTGTCCATTAGCCCGTCGGTGCCGGCCACGATCACATCCCCCGCCTCCACTCGGAACTCCATCTCCACGGCGGGCTGGGTTTGTCCTTTGTGTTCCCCAGCTGATACGGGCAGTTGAAACTGTGCTGCTGCGTGGGGGATCGGAATACAACCTCGCCGTTTCTGATCACCAGGAACCCGCTGTCGCCGGCGTTCACGGCCCTCAGTTTATCGCCGGAAAGTGTGATGATGCAGGCTGTGGAGGACCCTTGTGCGGTGGTGTTGTTGAAAGCCTCCTCAAGAACCCTTTTAGGGTTTACGTTGAATCTGGGTTCTTTCTTCAGTGCAAGAACGGAGTTCATCATGAGCTGCCTGGCGTACTCGCCGCCGTCTATTCCGAACTTGGCCCACCCTCCGACGCCATCCGCTACCCCGATGGTCTGCTCCTCCGTGGAGATGAAGTGGGCGTCTTCTCCCCGTGGCTTCTTCGGATTGTCCTTGGGTATGTAGATGGAAGCAGCCGACATCTTCAAGAAAACACCGGAGGTTTCCCAAGATTCAAAGCGCCGCCCCACCGCCGCGGCGGCGGTACCATTGGAACACACATTATCAAGAAAGCGATCAGAGCAATGAAAGTCATGAGGGTGAGCAGACTCGGCCTCCATCATAATCTTCTCCTCCGCGGGTCGACCGAAGAACATCAAATATTACACGTGAAAATGTGTATAGGCAGAAGATAAAATTGAGTACATTTAATTCTATTCTGCTtgcagtatatatatataggaccaaatatatattcttacctaataatttatcctatctTAAGTAGAACACATTTTAGGTTATTTATCCTCACTCACTCTTTGCACGTACTAGTGTTAGATTGAAATAgcaattctattaatttttttaaaataaattcctaaaaacacatttaaaatttaaaaattgatatatatatatatacactaatttatactagtatatatatacataaaaaagtcATCCACACTCATAATGACGGGTAATGATTAGTGATGGCAATGGGACAGGTTTGTTCGGACTTGAGACTCACCCCCTTTGTGAATCTTACCCCTGCCTCCTCTTGCCcgatttaagttttttatttttttaattaaataatatcaatttaaatttagtaatttaacataatttttttattatttaaaataaattatataatataaatattatattcaactaattttttttataaataatactaaatatcATTGTAACTTTAGTTAATTTAACATAGTTTCCTTTATCtaaaataagttatataatacatttaactatttttttttttgtatttcataCATAGAGTTGGAtgcatacaaaattatttaaaaattcaccaataatatcataattttctattaataatgtattacatatgaataaatcaatattcCACAGGGACTTCAACTATGGAATGAAAATCTCTAGCACTTTCCCTTCATTCTAGCCAACCAATCTCCACTTTCTTGGAACTCGGGACTGACCTTCAAATAGCATGCTGATTTATAAGCGTACTTTCTTTCTCCCTTAAGACTGAAAAGATCTGACCCGGCATAGAGCTAGAGCGTGCTATTGTAGAGCATAAGTTACCATGCGATGGAGGAGCCGAAGGAAGAAATTCgagaagtaataaaaaatattaaaaaattgatcgGTGCGGGTCAGGTACAAACTTGTAACCTGCCTCGGACCCAATTGGGTCCAATG
This region of Sesamum indicum cultivar Zhongzhi No. 13 linkage group LG4, S_indicum_v1.0, whole genome shotgun sequence genomic DNA includes:
- the LOC105160047 gene encoding probable protein phosphatase 2C 55, with amino-acid sequence MAFGKPRSRLTILAGSFYIPKGNPSKPRGEDAHFYSEEAQVIGVADGVGGWARRGIDAGEYARELMRNAAEAVHGRHPTDVDPKDVLIDAFLKTGAPGSSTACIISISGGRLRAANLGDSGFLVIRGGKTVYKSPAQQHGFNYPYQMGSKSADLPDEAEEMVMAVERGDIVIAATDGLFDNLFPEDIEETVELCLKKESLPEVVACTLARAAREKSLEERTASPFEVAAYEAGVEHFGGKYDDITVVAAYVVPDSLYFR
- the LOC105160048 gene encoding probable protein phosphatase 2C 55, with protein sequence MEAESAHPHDFHCSDRFLDNVCSNGTAAAAVGRRFESWETSGVFLKMSAASIYIPKDNPKKPRGEDAHFISTEEQTIGVADGVGGWAKFGIDGGEYARQLMMNSVLALKKEPRFNVNPKRVLEEAFNNTTAQGSSTACIITLSGDKLRAVNAGDSGFLVIRNGEVVFRSPTQQHSFNCPYQLGNTKDKPSPPWRWSSEWRRGM
- the LOC105159871 gene encoding protein EARLY RESPONSIVE TO DEHYDRATION 15-like, whose protein sequence is MALVSGGRSTLNPNAPLFIPAAVRRVEDFSPEWWNLVNTSTWFRNYWLSQHEGEDIFGEEEYGFDGNNVAGLLPDTIDLDVDEDILNMEAQFEEFLQSSEGEYGRKAARGMMENGYGKNSGALVKSLSMPKERGPNSPREPMKHWEKPAKHVTPSYYSPRFIQQPR